The Paenibacillus sophorae genome has a segment encoding these proteins:
- a CDS encoding MFS transporter codes for MRENTGNPSTFTFLKWFNFFVYGTMVLFTSFFQLYLQDVGMNKLEIGVLMSIGPLVSVFANPFWGIWTGRYQNNRVVVLLMLAGTLLFSQIIFQASTYETIYTAMILFYFCQTPLFAQSNTLVLSYIDGTPLRFGSFRLFGSLGWALTAIAAGPVIQFGGVSVLPYLFAVLLGLSIVSLAAMPKLRSSIGTAPLPLRGFRLLFRNPYFLFFIFFGMLVSIPNTINNTFMSLYINDMGGSKTMIGLAVFLSSILEAGVFMLCKRYLRRKISVLVGWLALVSVLFVLRWWLMSQATLPLEVALIQILHSVTFGGFFYVGTELTMLLIPGPYRSCGQALYTLSWGGISGMIGGILGGWLFQYLGAQSMYEFCVFLSLIGALGYGGMWFIIKRDDYRPTAATHDELEEDGI; via the coding sequence TTGCGGGAGAATACTGGAAATCCATCAACCTTCACATTCTTAAAATGGTTCAACTTTTTCGTATACGGAACAATGGTTCTGTTCACCAGTTTCTTTCAGCTTTATCTGCAGGACGTCGGGATGAACAAGCTGGAAATCGGTGTGTTAATGTCGATCGGACCGCTCGTGTCGGTCTTCGCCAACCCGTTCTGGGGAATATGGACCGGCCGATATCAAAATAACAGGGTCGTCGTACTGCTGATGCTGGCAGGCACGCTTTTGTTCTCCCAGATTATTTTTCAGGCAAGTACATATGAAACGATCTATACTGCGATGATTCTGTTCTATTTCTGCCAAACCCCGCTGTTCGCGCAGAGCAATACGCTCGTCTTAAGCTATATCGACGGAACGCCTCTCCGCTTCGGCTCCTTCCGTCTCTTCGGATCGCTAGGCTGGGCGCTGACGGCTATTGCTGCAGGCCCGGTTATTCAGTTCGGCGGCGTCTCGGTGCTGCCCTACCTGTTTGCGGTCCTTCTTGGTTTGTCTATCGTATCGCTCGCCGCCATGCCTAAGCTGCGTAGCTCTATCGGAACAGCGCCTTTGCCGCTTAGAGGGTTTCGCCTGCTGTTCAGGAATCCTTATTTCCTGTTCTTTATCTTTTTCGGCATGCTGGTATCCATTCCTAACACAATAAATAATACGTTCATGTCGCTGTATATCAATGATATGGGCGGCTCCAAAACGATGATCGGTCTCGCCGTATTCCTCTCCTCCATCCTGGAAGCGGGTGTGTTCATGCTGTGCAAACGCTATTTGCGCCGCAAAATATCCGTTCTCGTCGGCTGGCTGGCGCTGGTCAGCGTTCTGTTCGTGCTGCGGTGGTGGCTGATGTCCCAGGCGACGCTGCCGCTTGAGGTGGCCTTGATTCAAATTTTACATTCCGTAACGTTCGGCGGCTTCTTCTACGTTGGGACGGAGTTGACGATGCTGCTGATCCCTGGACCGTACCGCTCCTGCGGACAGGCTCTCTACACCCTGTCCTGGGGCGGAATTTCGGGCATGATCGGCGGTATTCTTGGCGGATGGCTGTTTCAGTATCTCGGAGCCCAGAGCATGTACGAATTCTGTGTCTTCCTTTCGCTCATCGGCGCGCTGGGATACGGAGGAATGTGGTTTATTATCAAAAGGGACGATTACCGCCCCACTGCGGCGACCCATGATGAACTTGAAGAAGACGGGATTTAG
- a CDS encoding SRPBCC family protein, whose amino-acid sequence MAFSLKVERQMDALPEVIYQAWTRRFDRWFAAPGSVIMQGQVNTVFFFETISPSGTDGAVRRHPHYGRFIRLEQDRLVEMTWVTGEGGTQGAETVVTVELVPRHSGTLLSLTHTGFYNEDSRNAHEQAWHFVLEQLDKQMAGETS is encoded by the coding sequence ATGGCTTTTTCTTTGAAAGTGGAGCGGCAGATGGATGCATTGCCTGAAGTTATTTATCAAGCGTGGACCAGGCGGTTTGACCGTTGGTTTGCGGCGCCTGGTTCCGTGATCATGCAGGGCCAAGTCAACACCGTCTTCTTTTTTGAGACCATTTCCCCCAGCGGTACGGACGGCGCGGTTCGGCGGCATCCTCATTACGGCCGGTTTATTAGGCTCGAACAAGACCGTCTTGTTGAAATGACATGGGTTACGGGAGAGGGGGGAACCCAAGGAGCCGAGACTGTTGTCACGGTCGAGCTGGTTCCCCGGCACAGCGGTACGCTGCTAAGTCTCACACATACGGGATTTTATAATGAGGATTCCAGGAACGCGCATGAGCAGGCATGGCATTTCGTATTGGAGCAGCTCGATAAACAAATGGCCGGAGAGACTTCATAA
- a CDS encoding glutamine--tRNA ligase/YqeY domain fusion protein yields the protein MENRSTPSNFIKNVITEDLRSGKVNEVVTRFPPEPNGYLHIGHAKAIWINFTLADEFGGKTNLRFDDTNPLKEDTEYVKSIEEDVKWLGYDWENLRFASDYFEEMYERAELLINKGKAYVDDLSADQIRELRGTLTEPGKNSPYRDRSVEESLDLFRRMRAGEFKDGEKVLRAKIDMASPNINLRDPVIYRISHAHHHNTGDKWCIYPMYAYAHPIEDAIENVTHSLCSLEFEDQRPFYDWVIAECEMPAAPHQYEFGRLNLAQTVTSKRKLKLLVDEGHVDGWDDPRMPTISGLRRRGYTPEAIRAFVYETGISKSQGLVDLQMLEHFIREDLKLKAPRTMAVLRPLKVVITNYPEGQVEWLEAENNSENEEMGSRQIPFSREIYIERDDFMENPPNKYFRLFPGNEVRLKHAYFIKCNEVIKDENGEVTELRCTYDPETKSGSGFTGRKVKGTLHWVEAGHAAAAEFRLYEPLILAEETENKGEAEEQEAADKGTGSFLDQLNPKSLEILHGFVEHELKDSKAQDKYQFFRHGYFNVDSRYSEPGKPVFNLIVSLKSSFQPPKQG from the coding sequence GTGGAGAACCGAAGCACCCCCTCCAATTTCATTAAAAATGTCATTACCGAAGATCTCCGCTCCGGCAAAGTGAATGAAGTCGTCACCCGGTTCCCCCCGGAACCGAACGGCTATCTCCACATCGGACATGCCAAGGCGATTTGGATCAATTTCACGCTGGCCGACGAGTTCGGCGGCAAGACGAACCTGCGGTTTGACGACACGAATCCGCTGAAGGAAGATACGGAGTATGTCAAATCGATCGAGGAAGATGTGAAATGGCTCGGTTATGATTGGGAGAATCTGCGCTTCGCCTCCGACTATTTCGAAGAGATGTACGAGCGGGCGGAGCTATTAATTAACAAGGGCAAGGCTTACGTCGACGATCTCAGCGCGGACCAAATCCGCGAGCTTCGCGGCACGCTGACCGAACCGGGGAAGAACAGCCCGTATCGCGACCGCAGCGTGGAGGAGAGTCTGGATCTGTTCCGCCGCATGCGGGCGGGCGAATTCAAGGATGGAGAGAAGGTGCTGCGCGCCAAGATCGATATGGCTTCGCCCAACATCAATCTCCGAGACCCGGTCATTTACCGCATTTCCCATGCCCATCACCACAATACAGGCGACAAATGGTGCATTTACCCGATGTACGCGTACGCGCATCCGATTGAGGATGCCATTGAGAACGTGACGCATTCCCTCTGTTCCCTGGAGTTCGAGGATCAGCGCCCATTTTATGACTGGGTTATCGCTGAATGCGAAATGCCTGCCGCGCCGCATCAATATGAATTCGGCCGCCTGAATCTGGCGCAGACCGTAACGAGCAAGCGGAAGCTGAAGCTGCTGGTGGACGAAGGGCATGTCGACGGCTGGGACGACCCGCGGATGCCGACGATTTCCGGTCTCCGCCGCCGCGGGTACACGCCGGAAGCTATCCGCGCCTTTGTATACGAGACCGGCATCTCCAAAAGCCAAGGCCTGGTCGATCTGCAAATGCTGGAGCATTTTATCCGCGAGGATCTGAAGCTGAAGGCTCCACGCACGATGGCGGTGCTTCGTCCTCTTAAGGTCGTTATTACCAACTATCCCGAGGGTCAGGTCGAATGGCTGGAAGCGGAGAATAACAGTGAGAACGAGGAAATGGGCAGCCGGCAAATTCCGTTCTCCCGCGAGATTTACATTGAGCGTGATGATTTTATGGAAAATCCGCCGAATAAATATTTCCGGTTGTTCCCGGGCAATGAGGTGCGCCTGAAGCACGCCTATTTCATCAAGTGCAACGAAGTGATCAAGGATGAGAACGGCGAAGTGACCGAGCTGCGCTGCACCTACGATCCGGAAACGAAGAGCGGCAGCGGCTTTACCGGCCGCAAAGTGAAAGGAACGCTGCACTGGGTGGAGGCGGGCCACGCCGCTGCGGCGGAATTCCGCCTGTATGAACCGCTGATTTTGGCGGAGGAAACCGAAAATAAAGGGGAAGCCGAAGAACAGGAAGCCGCAGATAAGGGGACGGGGTCCTTCCTCGACCAATTGAACCCGAAATCGCTTGAAATCCTGCACGGCTTCGTAGAGCACGAACTGAAGGACAGCAAGGCGCAGGACAAGTACCAATTTTTCCGGCATGGTTACTTTAATGTGGACAGCCGGTACTCCGAGCCTGGCAAGCCTGTCTTCAACCTGATCGTTTCGCTCAAGAGCTCGTTTCAGCCACCGAAGCAGGGTTAA
- a CDS encoding DUF2164 domain-containing protein, with product MKPIKMPKEHREAMLDHIQEFFELERGESIGRLAADSLLKFFLKELGPAVYNQALSDCRILTAQRMQGLEEDIYALEWKKEGR from the coding sequence ATGAAACCGATTAAAATGCCAAAAGAGCATCGGGAAGCGATGCTTGATCATATCCAGGAATTTTTCGAGCTTGAACGCGGCGAAAGCATCGGACGCCTCGCGGCGGACAGCCTGCTGAAATTTTTCCTGAAGGAGCTTGGACCTGCCGTATACAACCAGGCGCTGAGCGACTGCCGGATTCTGACGGCGCAGCGGATGCAGGGGCTGGAAGAGGATATTTACGCCCTGGAATGGAAAAAAGAAGGCCGTTAA
- a CDS encoding GNAT family N-acetyltransferase, whose product MFHFVIDDELVLKPLAPEHALPMFELVDLSRARLSQWLPWVDSVTEHAHITSYIKNAVKQGSENGGFTAGLWVDGEFAGVIGFHEIDWHNRSVGIGYWLGQGYCGKGYMTSACRVFIDHALMEMELNRVEIRCATGNTPSRAIPQRLGFVLEGVIREAELLPSGYVNHAVYGMLRSEWKMLR is encoded by the coding sequence TTGTTCCATTTTGTCATTGATGATGAGCTTGTCCTTAAGCCGCTGGCGCCTGAGCATGCCCTGCCCATGTTTGAGCTGGTCGACCTGTCGAGGGCCCGTCTGAGCCAGTGGCTGCCTTGGGTGGACAGCGTAACGGAGCACGCTCATATCACAAGCTACATTAAGAACGCCGTTAAGCAGGGAAGCGAGAACGGCGGCTTCACCGCAGGCCTGTGGGTGGACGGCGAATTCGCCGGCGTTATCGGATTTCATGAAATCGATTGGCATAACCGGTCTGTCGGCATCGGCTATTGGCTCGGCCAGGGCTATTGCGGCAAGGGATACATGACGAGCGCCTGCCGGGTGTTTATCGACCATGCCCTGATGGAGATGGAGCTGAACCGGGTAGAAATCCGCTGCGCAACGGGCAATACCCCAAGCCGCGCTATTCCCCAGCGCCTTGGCTTCGTGCTGGAAGGAGTAATCCGGGAAGCCGAGCTGCTGCCGTCAGGCTATGTCAATCATGCCGTATACGGTATGCTGCGCAGCGAGTGGAAGATGCTGAGGTAA
- a CDS encoding MOSC domain-containing protein — protein sequence MKIISLNVGMPISTLYRGKSLETGIYKSPVEGPVHVSAGGLTGDGQADLVNHGGPDKAVCVYPSEHYPYWEEWLGKKLGYAAFGENATTAGLLETEVCIGDIYEVGSALLQVSQPRYPCFKLSQKHGPADMPAQVLKTGFSGFYFRVLREGELASGSAVVKISTGDGGVPVSRVLHMMEAGRGDKRGLEELVRLSSLASGIRAKFQAWLDAGE from the coding sequence ATGAAGATCATATCATTGAATGTGGGGATGCCGATTTCGACCCTTTATCGCGGAAAATCGCTGGAGACAGGCATCTACAAATCTCCTGTAGAGGGGCCTGTGCATGTGTCTGCAGGCGGGCTGACCGGGGATGGACAAGCCGATCTAGTCAATCACGGAGGACCCGATAAAGCCGTCTGCGTGTATCCGTCAGAGCATTACCCTTATTGGGAAGAGTGGCTGGGCAAGAAGCTGGGCTACGCCGCCTTTGGGGAAAATGCGACCACCGCCGGGCTGCTCGAAACGGAAGTGTGCATCGGGGACATCTACGAGGTCGGCAGCGCGCTTCTTCAGGTGAGTCAGCCCCGGTATCCCTGCTTCAAGCTCTCGCAAAAGCACGGTCCCGCGGATATGCCCGCGCAGGTGCTGAAGACAGGCTTCAGCGGCTTCTATTTCCGTGTGCTGCGCGAAGGGGAACTGGCCTCCGGCTCGGCGGTAGTGAAGATCTCCACCGGTGACGGCGGAGTGCCGGTATCGCGCGTGCTGCATATGATGGAAGCCGGGCGCGGGGACAAGCGCGGCCTTGAAGAACTGGTCCGGCTAAGCAGCCTTGCGTCCGGCATCCGGGCGAAATTCCAGGCGTGGCTGGACGCAGGAGAATAA
- a CDS encoding GNAT family N-acetyltransferase, with the protein MLHIDRETMSIRFSEFRDVRELIMLDHLIWTEDTAPAALSWRSSEDYLLHAPPGSQLVAVKGDTLCGYVGFGCPTGMKSNRHVYEIHIAVHPDWQRLGIGRSLIEAVKELASERGIRKLRLRALSCNATALAFYGQCGFDEEGRLREEFYLAGRYVDEVFMSCRLV; encoded by the coding sequence ATGCTTCACATAGACAGAGAGACGATGTCGATCCGCTTCTCGGAATTTCGCGACGTTCGTGAGCTGATTATGCTGGATCATCTGATATGGACCGAGGATACGGCTCCCGCGGCCTTGTCGTGGCGGTCGAGCGAGGACTATTTGCTGCATGCGCCTCCCGGCTCCCAGCTAGTGGCGGTGAAAGGGGACACGCTGTGCGGTTATGTCGGCTTCGGCTGTCCTACCGGAATGAAGAGCAACCGGCATGTCTATGAGATTCATATAGCCGTCCATCCGGATTGGCAGCGTTTGGGAATCGGTCGAAGCCTGATCGAAGCGGTTAAGGAGCTGGCCTCGGAACGCGGCATCCGCAAGCTTCGGCTGCGCGCGCTGTCCTGCAACGCAACGGCCCTGGCATTTTATGGGCAATGCGGGTTCGATGAAGAAGGGCGATTGCGGGAGGAATTTTACCTTGCAGGCCGCTATGTGGACGAGGTATTTATGAGCTGCCGTCTCGTGTAA
- a CDS encoding molybdopterin-containing oxidoreductase family protein: MEKLENGVFPAVCPLDCPDTCGLLVHKKDGKIVKVEGNPEHPVTRGAICNKVRHIAESIHHPKRLTTPLRRVGRKGEAVFEPIGWDEAIAEITGKFRQLSEEYGPESILPYSFYGNMGVLSVEGMDRRFFNALGASRLEQTICNAAGNAGWKYTMGFSGGTSPEDIANADLIIVWGGNIVSTNMHQVVLAEQARKKGAKIVVIDVHCNRTAQWADWFLPLYPGTDAALALGIMHILFRDEMTDASFLKTYTVGHEELRKQAEEYTPEAVAAITGIPAEDIEQLGKLYGEATVSFIRIGNGLQHHDNGGMAVRSIACLPALTGQWLKTGGGATKGNSGYAAMNSRALERPDLRPNPRARSINMNRIGEALEMTEQPIKALFVYCSNPLVVAPDAERVRRGFAREDLFTVVHDLFLTDTARYADIVLPSTSAFENTDLYSSYWHHYIQLQEPVLAAPGECKSNVELFSLLGKAMGFDKEAFGQSEEEMIREALDYPRNPYLNGVTLERLKAERHVKLDMTPKERYLDNLPTPSGKIELYSRTMENAGLPPLPTYTPLVEGFDGIRRPDEGDKYPLMFISPPNHNFLNSTFSNVGKHQTLEKRPTLQIHPADAAERGIADGDEVKVYNDRGMIQIWAAVTDRMLPGTVISQGLWWEGKDRPQRSNVLTPDRLSDMGKGATFFSATVEVELR, encoded by the coding sequence ATGGAAAAATTAGAGAACGGCGTATTTCCGGCGGTATGCCCGCTGGATTGTCCCGACACTTGCGGGCTTCTTGTGCATAAGAAAGACGGCAAAATTGTAAAAGTCGAGGGAAATCCCGAGCATCCGGTTACGAGGGGAGCCATCTGCAACAAGGTCAGGCATATAGCAGAGAGTATCCATCATCCGAAAAGGCTGACGACTCCGCTTCGCCGGGTAGGACGCAAGGGAGAGGCCGTATTCGAACCGATCGGCTGGGATGAGGCGATTGCTGAAATAACTGGAAAATTCCGCCAGTTATCGGAGGAATACGGCCCGGAGAGCATATTGCCGTACAGCTTCTACGGCAATATGGGCGTGCTCAGTGTGGAGGGCATGGACCGCCGGTTCTTTAACGCGCTTGGAGCGAGCCGTCTGGAGCAGACAATCTGCAATGCCGCCGGAAACGCGGGCTGGAAATATACAATGGGCTTCAGCGGCGGGACAAGCCCTGAGGATATCGCGAACGCCGATCTGATCATCGTCTGGGGCGGAAATATCGTCAGCACGAACATGCATCAGGTCGTCCTGGCGGAGCAGGCCCGGAAGAAGGGCGCCAAGATCGTTGTCATCGACGTGCACTGCAACCGCACGGCGCAGTGGGCCGACTGGTTCCTGCCGCTCTATCCGGGGACGGATGCGGCGTTGGCGCTCGGCATCATGCATATATTATTCCGCGACGAGATGACGGACGCGAGTTTCCTCAAGACTTACACGGTGGGGCATGAAGAACTGCGGAAGCAGGCGGAAGAGTATACGCCGGAGGCCGTAGCGGCCATTACGGGCATCCCAGCCGAAGACATTGAACAGTTGGGTAAACTGTACGGAGAGGCGACGGTGTCTTTTATCCGCATCGGCAACGGGCTTCAGCATCACGACAACGGAGGCATGGCGGTGCGCAGCATCGCCTGTCTGCCTGCACTGACCGGACAGTGGTTGAAGACGGGGGGAGGCGCGACCAAGGGCAACAGCGGATATGCCGCGATGAATTCCCGGGCGCTGGAGCGTCCTGATCTTCGCCCGAACCCGCGGGCGCGCAGCATAAATATGAACCGGATCGGCGAAGCGCTGGAAATGACGGAGCAGCCGATAAAGGCGCTGTTCGTCTATTGCAGCAATCCGCTCGTCGTCGCGCCGGACGCGGAGCGGGTGCGGCGCGGATTCGCGCGAGAGGACCTGTTCACGGTCGTGCATGATCTTTTTCTAACCGATACAGCCAGGTATGCCGATATTGTGCTGCCCTCGACGTCGGCTTTTGAGAATACCGATTTGTACAGTTCTTACTGGCATCATTATATCCAGCTTCAGGAGCCGGTGCTAGCAGCCCCGGGGGAATGTAAGAGCAACGTCGAGCTGTTCTCCCTGCTTGGAAAGGCCATGGGTTTTGACAAGGAGGCTTTTGGGCAAAGCGAGGAGGAAATGATCCGTGAGGCGCTGGACTACCCGCGCAATCCGTATCTGAACGGAGTGACGCTGGAGCGGCTGAAAGCCGAGCGCCATGTCAAACTGGATATGACGCCTAAAGAACGGTATCTGGATAACCTGCCCACGCCTTCCGGCAAAATTGAACTGTATTCACGGACGATGGAAAATGCGGGACTGCCGCCGCTGCCAACCTATACTCCGCTTGTCGAAGGCTTTGACGGCATCCGGCGTCCGGATGAAGGGGATAAATATCCGCTTATGTTCATATCGCCGCCGAACCATAATTTCCTCAACTCCACCTTTTCCAATGTCGGGAAGCATCAAACCTTAGAGAAAAGGCCGACTCTGCAAATTCATCCCGCGGATGCGGCGGAGCGGGGAATTGCCGACGGGGATGAGGTCAAAGTGTACAACGACCGCGGCATGATACAGATTTGGGCGGCGGTAACCGACCGGATGCTGCCCGGTACCGTCATCAGCCAGGGGCTGTGGTGGGAAGGAAAAGACCGCCCGCAGCGGAGCAATGTGCTTACCCCGGACCGGCTGAGCGATATGGGGAAGGGAGCGACCTTTTTCTCCGCAACAGTTGAGGTTGAACTGCGTTAA
- a CDS encoding formate/nitrite transporter family protein — protein sequence MAYNKPQQIAEVTVENGIKKAHNPLATVLILGFLGGAFIALGYLLDIRVIASAPKEWGSIASFIGAAVFPVGLILVLLAGGELLTGNMMAVPLAMFSKKISFGETIKNLILITLSNLAGALFVAYFFGHVVGLTADGVYLDKLVDLAEHKLDVTFLQAFISGIGCNWLVALAVWLSYGADNFSGKIIGIWFPTMAFVAIGFQHVVANMFLIPAAIFEGHFSWGQYIGNFVPVWLGNLTGGALFVAGAYWNAYLRKSPAAVQSLDSVASAGVKKHA from the coding sequence ATGGCTTATAACAAACCGCAGCAAATAGCCGAAGTGACGGTGGAGAACGGCATAAAGAAGGCTCATAACCCTCTGGCCACCGTGCTTATCCTCGGATTTCTGGGAGGAGCGTTCATCGCTCTAGGGTATTTGCTTGATATTCGCGTCATTGCCAGCGCGCCGAAGGAATGGGGGTCCATCGCCAGCTTTATCGGGGCCGCGGTGTTCCCGGTCGGGCTGATTCTCGTGCTTCTGGCAGGGGGCGAACTGCTGACCGGTAATATGATGGCTGTACCGCTCGCAATGTTTTCCAAGAAGATTTCGTTTGGAGAGACGATTAAGAATCTGATTCTGATTACGCTGAGCAATTTGGCGGGAGCACTGTTTGTGGCATATTTCTTCGGCCATGTCGTCGGTCTGACCGCCGACGGCGTTTACCTCGATAAACTGGTCGATCTGGCGGAGCATAAACTAGACGTCACTTTCCTGCAAGCTTTCATCTCGGGTATCGGTTGTAACTGGCTTGTCGCGCTGGCTGTCTGGCTGTCCTACGGCGCAGACAATTTCAGCGGCAAAATTATCGGCATCTGGTTCCCGACCATGGCTTTCGTCGCCATCGGATTCCAGCACGTTGTCGCTAATATGTTCCTTATTCCGGCGGCCATTTTCGAAGGCCATTTCTCTTGGGGACAGTACATTGGCAATTTCGTGCCGGTCTGGCTCGGCAACCTGACAGGCGGAGCCCTCTTTGTAGCGGGCGCCTACTGGAACGCCTACCTGCGCAAATCCCCTGCGGCGGTTCAATCGCTTGACAGTGTAGCGTCCGCAGGTGTGAAGAAACACGCATAA
- a CDS encoding FAD-dependent oxidoreductase, which translates to MKVAVIGCTHAGTAAIVNTAQLYPEAEVTVYERNDNISFLSCGIALYVGGVVKDPQGLFYSSPEKLAELGVKTNMRHEVVSVDTKNKTLRARDLSTGKEFDDTYDKLIVTTGSWPIMPKLEGIELDNIVLSKNFQHSNTIIEKAQHAKHIAVVGAGYIGVELVEAFQLNGKEVTLIDAETRILSKYLDAEFTNPIEQSLKDHGIELALGEKVSSFKGENGKVTTIVTDKGEYNADLVILCIGFRPNTELLKGQVDMLGNGAIIVNDYMRTSAPDVFAAGDSCAIHYNPTGKHAYIPLATNAVRMGTLVARNLVNNTIPYMGTQGTSGIKIYEDNIAATGMTEAAAKHEGIEAEAVMIKDNYRPEFMPSFEEVQLKVVFERCTRRILGAQIMSKMDLTQSINTISVCIQNRMTVDQLAFIDFFFQPHYNKPWNFLNTVGLQALPKSADSKQPVRV; encoded by the coding sequence ATGAAAGTAGCTGTTATCGGGTGTACCCACGCAGGAACCGCCGCTATTGTCAATACCGCCCAGCTGTACCCGGAGGCCGAGGTTACCGTGTATGAGCGAAACGACAACATTTCGTTCCTGTCCTGCGGCATTGCGCTGTATGTCGGAGGCGTTGTGAAGGACCCGCAGGGGCTGTTCTATTCTTCCCCGGAGAAGCTGGCTGAGCTTGGAGTCAAGACCAATATGCGCCATGAGGTTGTCTCCGTTGATACGAAGAACAAAACGCTGCGCGCCCGCGACCTAAGCACAGGCAAGGAATTCGACGACACCTATGACAAGCTGATTGTAACGACAGGGTCTTGGCCGATTATGCCGAAGCTTGAGGGAATTGAGCTTGATAACATTGTGCTCTCAAAGAACTTCCAACATTCCAATACGATTATCGAAAAAGCTCAGCACGCCAAGCATATCGCAGTTGTTGGAGCCGGCTATATCGGCGTCGAACTGGTCGAGGCATTCCAGCTTAACGGTAAAGAGGTCACGCTGATCGACGCGGAGACGCGCATTCTAAGCAAATATCTCGACGCCGAATTTACAAATCCGATTGAACAGTCTCTAAAGGATCACGGCATCGAACTGGCGCTGGGCGAAAAGGTAAGCTCCTTCAAAGGCGAGAACGGCAAAGTCACGACAATTGTTACCGATAAAGGCGAATACAACGCCGATCTGGTCATCCTTTGCATCGGTTTCCGCCCGAACACGGAACTGCTGAAGGGGCAGGTCGATATGCTCGGCAACGGAGCGATTATCGTGAATGATTATATGCGCACCAGCGCTCCGGATGTCTTTGCTGCCGGGGATAGCTGCGCGATTCACTATAACCCGACCGGCAAACACGCCTATATCCCGCTGGCTACCAATGCTGTACGCATGGGCACACTAGTTGCCCGCAATCTGGTCAATAATACGATTCCTTATATGGGAACTCAGGGTACTTCGGGTATCAAAATTTACGAGGACAACATTGCGGCAACCGGCATGACCGAAGCAGCCGCGAAGCATGAAGGAATCGAAGCCGAAGCGGTGATGATTAAGGACAATTACCGTCCGGAATTCATGCCTTCCTTCGAAGAGGTTCAGCTCAAGGTAGTCTTTGAACGCTGCACGCGCCGTATTCTGGGAGCACAGATCATGTCGAAAATGGATTTGACCCAGTCGATCAATACGATTTCGGTCTGCATTCAGAACCGCATGACGGTCGACCAGCTTGCCTTCATCGATTTCTTCTTCCAGCCGCATTACAATAAGCCTTGGAATTTCCTCAACACCGTCGGCCTTCAGGCGCTGCCGAAGTCTGCGGACAGCAAACAGCCGGTCAGAGTTTAA